The following are from one region of the Thermococcus cleftensis genome:
- a CDS encoding dihydroorotase: MYDLVLKGRFLTGGKLIEGSIGVSGGRILRVSRGDLKGEEIIQIGRGKVVLPGLIDVHVHLRDFEHREKETVETGTMAALHGGITVVFDMPNTKPPVTDSETFQRRAELFARKSYADYALGFLLNGNCVEARKAEADFYKIFMGASTGGIFSEDFKSDYSCAPSIVSVHAEDAEVIAGNPERPPEAEVLAIERALQAAENLEKPLNVCHVSTAGGIEAILRRNLPWVSFEVTPHHLFLTRKDFEGNPLLKVYPPLRDEGHRNALWRNFSHIPLIASDHAPHTPEDKEAGAAGIPGLETEVALLLDAVNRGMLELSDIVEKMHTNPIRIFGIRNKGFGVGKDADFTVVDLKREWTVKPEDFYTKAKWSPWEGRKLKGKVLMTLLRGRVVMEEDEIVGKPEGVRINAGKGNP; encoded by the coding sequence ATGTACGACCTGGTTCTGAAAGGGCGATTCCTGACGGGTGGGAAACTGATAGAAGGAAGCATAGGGGTTTCTGGCGGCAGGATTCTGCGCGTCTCAAGGGGCGATCTGAAGGGAGAAGAAATAATTCAAATTGGCCGTGGAAAGGTCGTACTCCCGGGTTTGATAGACGTCCACGTCCACCTGAGGGACTTCGAGCATAGGGAGAAGGAAACGGTGGAAACAGGGACGATGGCAGCCCTACACGGAGGAATAACAGTTGTCTTCGACATGCCCAACACGAAACCTCCGGTAACCGATTCCGAGACGTTTCAAAGGCGGGCAGAGCTTTTCGCCAGAAAATCCTACGCCGACTACGCCCTGGGCTTCCTCCTAAACGGCAACTGCGTCGAGGCGAGAAAAGCCGAGGCAGACTTCTACAAAATCTTCATGGGGGCCTCAACTGGCGGAATCTTTTCAGAAGATTTTAAGTCGGACTACTCCTGCGCTCCAAGCATCGTTAGCGTCCACGCCGAGGACGCGGAGGTAATAGCAGGGAACCCCGAGAGGCCACCAGAGGCGGAGGTTCTGGCGATAGAACGGGCACTTCAAGCGGCAGAAAATCTGGAAAAGCCCCTCAACGTCTGCCACGTATCAACCGCCGGTGGAATCGAAGCGATACTGCGGAGAAACCTACCCTGGGTGAGCTTCGAGGTCACCCCTCACCATCTCTTTCTCACGAGAAAGGACTTCGAGGGGAACCCTCTCCTCAAGGTTTATCCTCCGCTGAGGGACGAGGGACATAGGAATGCACTCTGGAGGAACTTTTCCCACATTCCACTCATAGCCAGCGATCACGCACCCCACACGCCGGAGGACAAGGAAGCCGGAGCGGCCGGGATACCGGGGCTGGAAACGGAGGTGGCGCTTCTCCTCGACGCCGTGAACAGGGGAATGCTCGAGCTTTCAGACATCGTTGAAAAGATGCACACGAATCCAATTAGAATATTTGGAATAAGGAACAAGGGGTTTGGGGTGGGAAAGGACGCGGACTTCACCGTGGTGGACCTCAAGCGGGAATGGACGGTTAAACCGGAGGACTTCTACACGAAGGCAAAATGGAGCCCGTGGGAGGGAAGAAAGCTGAAGGGAAAGGTATTGATGACCCTTCTCAGGGGAAGGGTTGTTATGGAGGAAGATGAAATCGTGGGAAAGCCGGAGGGGGTCAGGATAAATGCTGGAAAGGGTAACCCTTAG
- a CDS encoding dihydroorotate dehydrogenase electron transfer subunit: MLERVTLREVWDVARDVKAFRFDKKLKFTAGQFIMTWLPGVGEKPFSLAWRDLIVVKRVGPFTSRLFELAEGDHLWIRGPYGRGFKPEGEKVALVGGGIGIPPLYAFVRQNSGRFKSITLIYGARSREELALMDIEEYVDEVIITTDDGSAGRKGFPTDVLAERKNEFDQVYACGPEPMLKAVLEVMNYENVQVSAERYMKCGIGVCGSCNLGKYLVCRDGPVFDGFQLRGLL; the protein is encoded by the coding sequence ATGCTGGAAAGGGTAACCCTTAGGGAAGTCTGGGACGTTGCCAGGGACGTCAAGGCCTTCCGCTTCGATAAGAAGCTCAAATTTACCGCCGGACAGTTCATAATGACATGGCTTCCAGGGGTCGGGGAAAAGCCCTTCAGCCTGGCCTGGAGGGACTTGATAGTCGTCAAGCGCGTTGGTCCCTTCACGTCGAGGCTCTTCGAGCTGGCTGAGGGAGACCACCTCTGGATCCGCGGGCCCTACGGCAGGGGTTTCAAGCCAGAGGGGGAAAAGGTAGCGCTCGTCGGCGGTGGCATAGGAATCCCACCCCTCTACGCGTTCGTGAGGCAGAACAGTGGGAGGTTCAAGAGCATAACCCTAATCTACGGCGCCAGAAGCAGGGAAGAACTGGCTCTGATGGACATTGAAGAGTACGTGGACGAGGTGATAATCACCACCGACGACGGCTCCGCTGGCAGAAAGGGCTTCCCAACGGACGTGCTGGCGGAGAGAAAGAACGAGTTTGACCAGGTCTACGCCTGCGGCCCGGAGCCGATGCTCAAAGCGGTGCTGGAGGTTATGAACTACGAGAACGTCCAGGTTTCGGCGGAGCGCTACATGAAGTGCGGAATCGGCGTCTGCGGCTCCTGCAACCTCGGAAAGTACCTCGTCTGCCGCGACGGGCCGGTCTTCGACGGCTTCCAGCTCAGGGGACTGCTCTGA
- a CDS encoding radical SAM protein produces the protein MKKMSWEEFARSMGVEPQILENEEARLLKRFVMDLKFPTHCQGCQGLDLSNPNPVHHPSYELTPACNHDCIFCYSNVAVKLGKAPKPGYYGWERPYAITVSQYGEPLISPRIVEVNRMLRERFPEARLDLQTNGSLLTEELWEKLDFDLVMISLDASTREKHLKITNADTFDAVVNALRIVGGDKRVRSAVRTIFMPGINDEDIPRIAELAASLGIDEMMLQPLTIHELNVERLKKAGLDFERAESVRDYLKAAMEAKKYIDVRISGCQLAIYRTMDPLTLFSARRVARDVAPAMKRERA, from the coding sequence ATGAAGAAGATGAGCTGGGAGGAGTTCGCGAGGAGCATGGGCGTGGAACCGCAAATCCTCGAGAACGAGGAGGCGAGGCTTCTAAAGAGGTTCGTGATGGATCTGAAGTTCCCCACCCACTGTCAGGGCTGTCAGGGTCTCGACCTTAGCAATCCCAACCCCGTTCACCACCCGAGCTACGAGCTCACGCCGGCGTGCAACCACGACTGCATATTCTGCTACTCAAACGTCGCGGTGAAGCTCGGAAAGGCCCCAAAGCCCGGCTACTACGGCTGGGAGAGGCCGTACGCCATAACCGTTTCACAGTACGGCGAGCCGCTCATAAGCCCGCGCATAGTGGAGGTCAACAGAATGCTCAGGGAGAGGTTTCCGGAGGCGAGGCTCGATCTTCAGACGAACGGTTCCCTTCTCACCGAGGAGCTGTGGGAGAAGCTCGACTTCGACCTCGTGATGATAAGCCTCGATGCATCAACGAGGGAAAAGCACCTCAAAATTACCAACGCCGACACCTTCGATGCGGTTGTAAACGCCCTCAGGATAGTGGGAGGCGACAAGAGAGTCCGCTCGGCTGTGAGGACCATCTTCATGCCGGGCATAAACGACGAGGACATACCGAGGATAGCGGAGCTTGCAGCTTCCCTTGGAATAGACGAGATGATGCTCCAGCCCCTCACGATTCACGAGCTGAACGTCGAGCGGTTGAAAAAGGCCGGCCTCGACTTCGAGCGGGCCGAGAGCGTAAGGGACTACCTGAAGGCCGCAATGGAGGCGAAGAAGTACATAGACGTCCGCATAAGCGGCTGTCAGCTCGCAATCTACAGGACGATGGACCCGCTGACACTGTTCAGCGCGAGGCGCGTTGCGAGGGACGTCGCACCGGCGATGAAGAGGGAGAGAGCGTAA
- a CDS encoding ABC transporter permease subunit gives MRFIGKVLENVTLLIIVLVITGVLIAQAEHKINSIEMNKLGVPVEGKMGIRESLEKTYEYANFSFALFSRKNGTVIVAKQGDMEARIYNPSPRESFEEVFMTTPEKAILTTFIVLLLTMAMVFLLGLYWGLKAGYRGGRWDKVLSTLAPIFSAIPGWFWAIFLLWTLWWRLDLSTIDYMNYIARAKATGEISVFTYLNALLLPVLTLTFANVVIYAFNVRTLVKRETHEEHFFADVLKGLPDKRIMKKLLRTVLPSFLTFTSYNFLSLLINAMAVEKLFNVNGIGYVFACSAGKNYHLSPGGEITQTFTFNGRYIFFVALVMVLLYFINSTVMEALYLKLDPRVRRNV, from the coding sequence ATGAGATTCATTGGTAAAGTCCTGGAGAACGTAACACTGCTGATAATTGTTCTCGTCATCACGGGTGTCCTAATCGCCCAGGCCGAGCACAAGATAAACTCGATCGAGATGAACAAGCTCGGCGTTCCCGTGGAAGGGAAGATGGGGATAAGAGAAAGCCTGGAAAAAACCTACGAGTACGCCAACTTTTCGTTCGCACTCTTCAGCAGGAAGAACGGAACGGTCATCGTCGCGAAGCAGGGCGACATGGAGGCCAGGATATACAACCCCAGCCCCAGGGAGAGTTTCGAGGAGGTCTTCATGACGACGCCGGAAAAGGCTATCCTGACGACCTTCATCGTTCTCCTCCTGACTATGGCCATGGTGTTCCTGCTGGGCCTCTACTGGGGCTTGAAGGCTGGCTATCGGGGAGGCCGGTGGGACAAGGTTCTTTCCACACTGGCACCGATATTCTCCGCAATTCCCGGCTGGTTCTGGGCAATATTTCTCCTGTGGACGCTCTGGTGGCGGCTGGATCTTTCCACGATAGACTACATGAACTACATCGCCCGCGCCAAGGCGACCGGGGAGATAAGCGTTTTCACCTATCTGAACGCCCTTCTCCTCCCGGTCCTGACGCTGACCTTCGCCAACGTCGTCATATACGCTTTCAACGTGAGAACCCTGGTGAAGAGGGAAACCCACGAGGAGCACTTCTTCGCGGACGTGCTCAAGGGCCTTCCCGACAAAAGGATCATGAAAAAACTCCTCAGAACAGTCCTTCCATCTTTCCTAACCTTTACAAGCTACAACTTCCTCAGCCTCCTGATAAACGCGATGGCCGTCGAGAAGCTCTTCAACGTGAACGGCATAGGCTACGTCTTCGCCTGCTCCGCTGGAAAGAACTACCACCTGTCACCCGGCGGCGAGATAACACAGACGTTCACCTTCAACGGCAGGTACATATTCTTCGTCGCCCTCGTCATGGTTCTGCTATACTTCATCAACTCGACGGTTATGGAGGCCCTCTACCTGAAGCTCGACCCCAGGGTGAGGCGGAATGTTTGA
- a CDS encoding ABC transporter permease has product MFERNISTPAAVAIIVSFLIVSIIGPLTLNREDVENWDNLGYWRLNPIGVPPEWYGELAGLPRTEWLQGERQAGEFVFTYDFHYSSAPSDIIFIPNSTGVMRIKIIGPDGREYVLWDGYVFGEIHFSKNPSVFVRIAEEKCNVTPEGGNLLFHDAFNIIFSKPTEDCLDHPEFLKGRYLIVVEGPEKEPKIRVLGKSYGLLGTDTVGRDVWTGFIWGMRETITIAILGSLATVGLALILGTLSVLSSWVGRIADFISRLVTVTPVLPVAVSAVVLAAAIDENYVIKASPLAIALIVGVLMMGNVSRNVRSMVEEELRKEYVESAKALGGSSLWILRKHVSRVLVPYAIYQFALAVPGTIAFITLLGFFNIVPGFNWGTIMSQTIREGATYRLAWWQVVPVGVSIGLLALSFVSLSRKIEEEFLKR; this is encoded by the coding sequence ATGTTTGAGAGAAACATCTCGACCCCGGCGGCAGTGGCGATAATCGTCTCCTTCCTCATCGTCTCCATCATCGGCCCCCTCACCCTGAACCGCGAGGACGTTGAGAACTGGGACAACCTGGGCTACTGGCGTCTTAACCCGATAGGCGTTCCCCCGGAATGGTACGGCGAGCTTGCAGGATTGCCGAGGACGGAGTGGCTCCAGGGGGAGCGTCAGGCCGGAGAGTTCGTCTTCACCTACGACTTCCACTACTCCTCCGCACCCTCGGACATAATCTTCATTCCGAACTCGACGGGAGTGATGAGGATAAAGATCATCGGACCAGACGGGCGGGAATACGTCCTCTGGGACGGCTACGTTTTCGGTGAGATACACTTCTCCAAGAACCCCAGCGTGTTCGTCAGAATAGCCGAGGAGAAGTGCAACGTGACGCCCGAAGGCGGGAACCTGCTGTTCCACGACGCCTTTAACATAATATTCTCGAAGCCCACCGAAGACTGCCTAGATCACCCGGAATTCCTGAAGGGGCGGTACCTGATAGTGGTCGAAGGTCCGGAGAAAGAGCCGAAGATAAGGGTGCTCGGAAAGAGCTACGGTCTCCTGGGAACCGACACCGTCGGGAGAGACGTCTGGACCGGCTTCATATGGGGAATGAGAGAAACCATAACCATAGCTATCCTCGGCTCCCTCGCAACGGTTGGTCTGGCCCTGATTCTGGGAACGCTGAGCGTCCTCTCCAGCTGGGTGGGTAGGATAGCGGATTTCATCTCACGGCTCGTGACGGTAACCCCGGTTCTTCCGGTGGCGGTGTCCGCGGTGGTCCTGGCGGCGGCGATAGACGAGAACTACGTCATCAAGGCCAGCCCCCTCGCAATAGCCCTTATCGTAGGAGTTCTCATGATGGGAAACGTCTCGCGGAACGTCCGCTCGATGGTCGAGGAGGAGCTCAGAAAGGAGTACGTCGAATCGGCCAAGGCGCTCGGCGGGAGTTCCCTCTGGATTCTCCGGAAGCACGTCTCAAGGGTTCTGGTGCCCTACGCCATCTACCAGTTCGCCCTGGCCGTCCCCGGGACGATAGCGTTCATAACTCTCCTAGGCTTCTTCAACATCGTGCCGGGCTTCAACTGGGGCACCATAATGAGCCAGACGATAAGGGAGGGAGCAACCTACAGGCTGGCGTGGTGGCAGGTGGTTCCGGTGGGCGTTTCCATAGGCCTTCTGGCGCTCTCCTTCGTGTCGCTGAGCAGGAAGATAGAGGAGGAGTTCCTGAAGCGCTGA
- a CDS encoding 7-cyano-7-deazaguanine synthase → MLRCSLCVHDERTAKIDIIDGRPICRECQVYLRHPVDRERIRAELEELMKDVDRAIVAYSGGKDSVVALYLAKEVFKVPELEAVMIDHGLMAREAIENAGRIARALGVPFKVLRHDYSDIFRDALLKAESPCRRCSKRTMEKLRKYALRNGYRYIITGHELPFGHHPYRLMSGGVVQIRLLSMMTEKERLEILERLPFEFPELPGYTTNCLVLGPALERYWEKHGHSFEHRRIAALVRYGLMDREKAEKETSRPAVPAEQKKFVYRKLGLDTLLQE, encoded by the coding sequence ATGCTAAGGTGTTCACTCTGCGTTCACGACGAGAGGACGGCGAAGATAGACATCATCGACGGAAGGCCGATATGCAGGGAGTGCCAGGTCTATCTGAGACACCCGGTGGACAGGGAAAGGATCCGCGCCGAGCTGGAGGAGCTTATGAAGGACGTGGACAGGGCAATAGTTGCCTACTCCGGCGGAAAGGACAGCGTTGTGGCTCTCTATCTGGCAAAGGAGGTTTTCAAGGTCCCGGAGCTGGAGGCGGTGATGATAGACCACGGGCTGATGGCGAGGGAGGCCATAGAGAACGCCGGGAGGATAGCCAGGGCGCTGGGCGTTCCGTTCAAGGTTCTTCGCCACGATTACTCCGACATCTTCCGCGATGCCCTTCTCAAGGCGGAATCCCCCTGCAGGCGCTGCTCCAAGAGAACGATGGAGAAGCTGAGGAAGTACGCCCTGAGGAACGGGTACAGGTACATAATCACCGGCCACGAGCTTCCCTTCGGCCACCACCCCTACAGGCTCATGAGCGGGGGAGTGGTTCAGATACGGCTCCTCTCCATGATGACCGAGAAGGAGAGGCTTGAAATCCTGGAGAGGCTCCCCTTCGAGTTCCCCGAGCTGCCTGGCTACACCACCAACTGCCTCGTCCTCGGGCCGGCCCTTGAGCGCTACTGGGAGAAGCACGGCCACAGCTTCGAGCACCGCAGGATAGCCGCCCTGGTTCGCTACGGCCTCATGGACAGGGAGAAGGCGGAGAAGGAAACCTCAAGGCCCGCAGTACCTGCGGAGCAAAAAAAGTTCGTATACCGGAAATTGGGGCTTGATACGCTCCTCCAGGAGTGA
- a CDS encoding ABC transporter permease subunit: MAKAGAAARIITRNLLILFLALLVVGTIIAGGELRIERNDLGKVYKFYPKNDSSLLDTIGGYFSATWKFLRNPPEVRGESLETFVVKSFALLVLTEVFLLAVGLFLGLRAGYYRGWIDKVVSVLAPTLSAMPSWFIGVVFLFLFYWKLSLFPINFEGTINWAEVHGTLSTSTYLRALALPVLTLVFSSLWEYAFNVRNMIVNERNGDHVLYDVARGLPEGRIMRKLLRTALPAFLTFTTYNFLEILTGMMLIEVIFNIHGLGYLMAISFGLTRIGDGFGFAYAPEILFFATAVMMLFYFINAVVMEGLYLYLDPRSGGERQ, from the coding sequence ATGGCTAAAGCCGGAGCCGCTGCCAGGATAATCACTAGAAACCTTCTAATCCTGTTCCTCGCCCTTCTCGTGGTCGGAACCATTATAGCGGGTGGAGAACTGCGGATTGAACGGAACGACCTCGGAAAGGTCTACAAGTTCTACCCGAAAAACGACAGTAGCCTGCTGGACACTATAGGCGGCTACTTCTCCGCCACATGGAAGTTCCTGAGGAACCCGCCGGAGGTGAGGGGGGAGAGCCTGGAGACCTTCGTCGTCAAGAGCTTCGCCCTCCTCGTGCTGACCGAGGTCTTCCTCCTCGCGGTAGGGCTTTTCCTGGGGCTGAGGGCAGGCTACTACCGGGGGTGGATCGATAAGGTGGTCTCCGTCCTGGCCCCAACCCTCTCGGCCATGCCCTCCTGGTTCATAGGCGTGGTGTTCCTGTTCCTCTTCTACTGGAAGCTCTCCCTGTTCCCCATCAACTTCGAGGGCACCATCAACTGGGCGGAGGTGCACGGAACCCTATCCACGAGCACCTACCTCAGGGCCCTGGCCCTTCCGGTGCTCACGCTGGTGTTCTCGAGCCTGTGGGAGTACGCGTTCAACGTCAGGAACATGATAGTGAACGAGCGCAACGGCGACCACGTGCTCTATGACGTCGCGAGGGGACTGCCGGAGGGGAGGATAATGCGCAAACTCCTCAGAACCGCTTTACCGGCGTTCCTGACATTCACGACGTACAACTTCCTGGAGATACTGACAGGAATGATGCTCATCGAGGTTATATTCAACATACACGGCCTCGGCTATCTGATGGCGATTTCATTCGGGCTGACCCGCATTGGGGACGGGTTCGGTTTTGCCTATGCACCCGAGATCCTGTTCTTCGCGACGGCGGTTATGATGCTGTTCTACTTCATCAACGCCGTGGTGATGGAGGGCCTGTACCTCTACCTGGACCCGCGCTCGGGAGGGGAGAGGCAATGA
- a CDS encoding ABC transporter permease translates to MRTSKLRLGAAIIVIYTIAAFIAPYFVNEEKIENWYNGLYWKDNPKLVPPSWVNLFGKSLPPTEELAPVKSQPGLQAFEYDFRYSKPPQDIIVKFNRTEGRPVTVTVTTPSGKSYQFYRGTSDEVSLAYQWQVLMEIAEDRGVEFRMEDTAFRMGLKPLFFVNLSGDVVPEHGVYTITVEGALNSTVKIVGATYGILGTDTYGRDVGAAFLWGARQTVILVYLTAVVAVALGTLAGLAASLRGKAGTAVDSISKLSTIIPVIPFMIALIPLTGSVSYNARITIPMWAFVPALAFLLFGKIARNVGAIVRTELNKEYVAAAESLGADRKWILRRHILRIVGPYSIYQLSLFAPKVIALISILGFFRVAPGFNWGTMLGMVLSQNAIYSMAWWMIVPIGLALVVFALAFVLINRELEERFLSRG, encoded by the coding sequence ATGAGAACCAGCAAGCTCAGGCTGGGAGCGGCCATCATCGTGATATACACCATCGCAGCGTTCATCGCCCCCTACTTCGTGAACGAGGAGAAGATAGAGAACTGGTACAACGGCCTCTACTGGAAGGACAACCCCAAGCTCGTTCCGCCCTCGTGGGTGAACCTCTTCGGAAAGAGCCTGCCTCCAACGGAGGAACTGGCCCCTGTAAAGAGTCAGCCGGGCCTTCAGGCCTTCGAGTACGACTTCAGGTACTCAAAGCCACCCCAGGACATAATAGTGAAGTTCAACAGAACCGAGGGAAGGCCCGTGACGGTAACGGTGACGACACCCTCAGGGAAGAGCTACCAGTTCTACAGGGGAACCTCCGATGAAGTCTCCCTCGCCTATCAGTGGCAGGTGCTGATGGAGATAGCTGAAGACAGGGGAGTGGAGTTCAGAATGGAGGACACGGCCTTTAGAATGGGCCTGAAGCCGCTGTTCTTCGTGAACCTGAGCGGAGATGTCGTTCCGGAACACGGGGTTTACACGATAACCGTCGAGGGGGCGCTGAACTCAACGGTCAAAATAGTAGGCGCCACCTACGGTATCCTGGGAACCGACACCTACGGCAGGGACGTCGGTGCGGCATTCCTGTGGGGGGCGAGGCAGACGGTAATCCTCGTCTACCTCACGGCGGTGGTGGCTGTGGCCCTTGGAACGCTCGCCGGCCTCGCCGCCTCACTTAGGGGAAAGGCCGGAACGGCCGTGGATTCCATATCGAAGCTCTCCACAATAATCCCCGTCATACCCTTCATGATAGCCCTCATACCCCTGACCGGGAGCGTGTCCTACAACGCCAGGATAACGATACCCATGTGGGCCTTCGTGCCGGCGCTGGCGTTTCTGCTCTTCGGGAAGATAGCAAGGAACGTGGGGGCTATAGTCAGGACAGAGCTCAACAAGGAGTACGTGGCCGCGGCTGAGAGCCTGGGCGCCGACAGGAAGTGGATACTCCGGAGGCACATACTGAGGATAGTGGGGCCGTACTCAATCTACCAGCTCTCGCTCTTCGCACCCAAGGTCATCGCGCTGATATCGATACTGGGCTTCTTCAGGGTCGCGCCCGGATTCAACTGGGGAACGATGCTGGGAATGGTGCTCAGCCAGAACGCGATATACAGCATGGCCTGGTGGATGATAGTGCCCATCGGCCTCGCCCTCGTGGTCTTCGCCCTCGCCTTCGTCCTGATAAACCGCGAGCTGGAGGAGAGGTTCCTGTCAAGGGGGTAG
- a CDS encoding alanyl-tRNA editing protein, protein MTEKLFYADAYLRETEAVIRDVEVERERVRVLLDRTVFYPEGGGQPSDGGTIVGEGFRILVNSVRGKEEVWHEGKLEGRPPEPGESVRLLLDWKWRYENMRQHTGQHILSAVFKELYDANTTGFQIFETHNKIEIDYSGELTWEMVLEAERRANEVVWRNVPVRIEVYRELPEELRKELRKGLSDKVKPPIRIVSIPGVDVTPCGGTHVRNTGEVGFIKVVRFYRKSRKLWRIEFVCGGRALKYLDELLGDYWESLDEMPNKNRPLLERVRDLKAEVKRLEEEKDDLRRELWRWKAKALLEEAREIGGVRVVSYVEEAPMKDAQAFVVYLVDKNPNTVALVAGENYVIFAKNENVGAVSMKELLREVLSEAGGGGGGSEVLARGGGFAASPGEVLELALEKLRGKLSP, encoded by the coding sequence ATGACGGAGAAGCTGTTCTATGCCGACGCTTACCTCAGGGAGACCGAGGCGGTAATCAGGGACGTTGAAGTTGAGAGGGAGAGGGTCAGGGTTCTCCTCGACAGGACAGTATTCTACCCCGAGGGCGGCGGCCAGCCCTCTGACGGGGGGACAATAGTGGGTGAGGGCTTCAGGATTCTCGTGAACAGCGTCAGGGGCAAGGAGGAGGTATGGCACGAGGGAAAGCTTGAAGGCCGCCCTCCCGAACCAGGGGAATCCGTGAGACTGCTCCTCGACTGGAAGTGGCGCTACGAAAACATGCGCCAGCACACCGGCCAGCACATACTCTCCGCGGTTTTCAAGGAGCTTTACGACGCCAACACGACCGGCTTCCAGATATTCGAGACCCACAACAAGATAGAGATCGACTATTCCGGCGAGCTCACCTGGGAGATGGTTCTCGAAGCCGAGAGGAGGGCGAACGAGGTAGTATGGCGCAACGTCCCGGTTCGGATCGAGGTTTACCGGGAGCTCCCCGAAGAGCTCCGGAAGGAACTCCGGAAGGGACTGTCTGATAAGGTGAAGCCGCCCATAAGGATAGTCTCGATCCCCGGTGTCGATGTGACCCCCTGTGGCGGGACCCACGTGAGGAATACTGGTGAGGTAGGTTTCATCAAGGTTGTCAGGTTCTACCGCAAGAGCAGGAAGCTCTGGAGGATAGAGTTCGTCTGCGGCGGCAGGGCGCTGAAGTACCTCGATGAACTCCTGGGCGACTACTGGGAATCCCTGGACGAGATGCCCAACAAGAACCGCCCCCTGCTCGAGCGGGTGAGGGACCTAAAGGCAGAGGTAAAGCGCCTGGAGGAGGAAAAGGACGACCTGAGGCGGGAACTCTGGAGGTGGAAGGCTAAGGCACTCCTGGAAGAGGCCAGGGAAATCGGTGGGGTGAGGGTGGTCTCGTACGTTGAGGAGGCTCCGATGAAGGATGCCCAGGCCTTCGTGGTGTACCTCGTGGACAAGAACCCGAACACGGTGGCCCTGGTGGCCGGGGAGAACTACGTGATATTTGCCAAGAACGAGAACGTTGGGGCGGTCTCAATGAAGGAACTGCTCAGGGAGGTTCTGTCAGAGGCCGGTGGCGGCGGGGGCGGCAGTGAAGTGCTCGCGAGGGGAGGCGGCTTTGCAGCATCGCCGGGGGAGGTTCTGGAGCTGGCCCTTGAAAAATTGAGGGGGAAGCTTTCCCCCTGA
- a CDS encoding V-type ATP synthase subunit D: MAELLNVKPTRMELLNLKRRIKLAKKGHKLLKDKQDALIMEFFTIYDEALQLREELGRKMEEAFRALQAAEMDVGTLRLREIGLSVKPNREVEIRKRNVMGVPVPLIEAESFRRSTSERGYAFVSSSARVDAAAEKFEEVLDLAVRLAEVEETLKRLAREIEVTKRRVNALEYIIIPRMEATVKFIKQRLDEMERENFFRLKRVKALIEARTQAEGS, from the coding sequence ATGGCAGAGCTGCTCAACGTCAAGCCCACCCGTATGGAGCTCCTGAACCTCAAGAGGCGCATTAAGCTGGCCAAGAAGGGTCACAAGCTCCTCAAGGACAAGCAGGACGCCCTGATAATGGAGTTCTTCACGATCTACGACGAGGCCCTCCAGCTTAGGGAAGAGCTCGGCAGGAAGATGGAGGAGGCGTTCAGGGCGCTCCAGGCGGCGGAGATGGACGTCGGAACGCTCCGCCTCAGGGAGATAGGCCTCTCGGTGAAGCCCAACAGGGAGGTCGAGATAAGGAAGAGGAACGTCATGGGCGTTCCTGTTCCGCTCATAGAGGCAGAATCCTTCCGGAGGAGCACGAGCGAACGCGGCTACGCCTTCGTCTCCAGTTCGGCCAGGGTAGATGCTGCGGCCGAGAAGTTCGAGGAGGTTCTTGACTTAGCCGTCCGCCTGGCCGAGGTCGAGGAGACCCTCAAGAGGCTCGCGAGGGAGATAGAGGTCACCAAGAGGCGCGTCAATGCCCTTGAGTACATCATAATCCCGCGCATGGAGGCGACGGTGAAGTTCATCAAGCAGCGCCTCGACGAGATGGAGCGCGAGAACTTCTTCAGGCTGAAGAGGGTCAAGGCCCTCATCGAGGCCAGAACCCAGGCCGAGGGCTCCTGA